In one Drosophila pseudoobscura strain MV-25-SWS-2005 chromosome X, UCI_Dpse_MV25, whole genome shotgun sequence genomic region, the following are encoded:
- the Alg11 gene encoding GDP-Man:Man(3)GlcNAc(2)-PP-Dol alpha-1,2-mannosyltransferase, with translation MIGLVLWMLLLLLSISIASFICLRQWLQNKKNKLHASSSDNRVYVGIFHPYCNSGGGGERVLWCAVRALQEKYPNAKMVIYTGDIDASPNSILEKAKNVFNILIDSDNVEFVFLKQRNWIESKTYPHFTLLGQSLGSMLLGLEALCKFPPDVFIDTMGYAFTFPLFRYLVQAKIGAYVHYPVISTDMLRRVQSRQLAHNNKKYVARNPFLTWAKLAYYRLFSKIYKWMGRCADTIMVNSTWTENHILQLWDVPFKTHRVYPPCEVSHLKNLPHSEKNDEVIILSVGQFRPEKDHPLQLQAMYELRTLLAQEESLWNKIRLVIVGSCRNKDDYERLKNMEDLSKHLSLENCVQFHVNVSYDDLLRLFQSAHIGIHTMWNEHFGIGIVECMAAGLIMVAHRSGGPLLDIIETSEGSQNGFLATDAVEYAENILNIILDSFDTNRIRNAARSSVERFSEQEFEKGFLRATSTLFTDV, from the exons ATGATTGGCTTAGT CCTTTGgatgctgctactgctgctctcCATATCCATTGCttcgtttatttgtttgcgACAGTGGctacaaaacaagaaaaataaattgcatgcGTCGTCGTCAGATAATAGGGTTTATGTCGGCATTTTCCATCCCTACTGTAACTCGGGTGGTGGTGGAGAGCGTGTCTTATGGTGCGCCGTGAGAGCTTTGCAG GAAAAGTACCCAAATGCCAAGATGGTTATTTATACGGGAGACATAGATGCGTCCCCGAATTCAATATTAGAAAAAGCTAAGAATGTGTTCAACATTTTAATTGATAGTGATAACGTAGAGTTCGTGTTTTTGAAGCAACGGAACTGGATAGAATCGAAAACCTATCCGCACTTTACTTTATTGGGCCAAAGCCTAGGATCCATGCTATTAGGATTGGAAGCGCTTTGCAAATTCCCTCCGGATGTCTTTATTGATACCATGGGATATGCTTTTACTTTTCCCTTATTCCGATATTTGGTTCAGGCAAAAATCGGCGCCTACGTACATTATCCAGTGATCAGTACCGACATGTTAAGGAGAGTTCAGAGTCGCCAATTGGcccacaacaacaagaaatacGTGGCGAGAAATCCATTTCTTACTTGGGCAAAACTGGCTTATTACCGCTTGTTTTCAAAG ATTTATAAATGGATGGGCCGTTGCGCTGACACAATTATGGTAAACTCCACATGGACTGAGAATCACATATTACAACTGTGGGATGTGCCCTTTAAAACGCATCGTGTGTATCCTCCCTGTGAAGTGAGCCATCTTAAAAATCTTCCGCATTCAGAGAAAAATGATGAGGTTATCATATTATCTGTGGGACAGTTTCGTCCAGAAAAAGACCATCCATTGCAACTACAAGCTATGTATGAGCTAAGAACTCTATTAGCACAAGAGGAATCGCTTTGGAATAAAATACGACTTGTCATTGTGGGCTCCTGCCGAAATAAAGATGACTACGAGAGGCTGAAAAACATGGAAGATTTGTCAAAGCATTTGTCTCTGGAAAACTGTGTTCAATTTCATGTGAATGTTTCGTATGATGATCTTCTGAGGCTATTTCAAAGTGCTCATATTGGAATACATACCATGTGGAATGAACAttttggaattggaattgttGAATGTATGGCAGCTGGTCTTATAATGGTAGCTCATAGGTCTGGAGGTCCTCTACTCGATATCATTGAAACCTCTGAAGGCAGTCAAAACGGATTTCTGGCAACTGATGCAGTTGAGTATGcggaaaatatattaaatataattctCGATTCGTTTGACACAAATAGAATTCGAAATGCGGCAAG ATCATCGGTGGAGAGATTTTCTGAACAAGAATTTGAAAAAGGTTTTTTACGAGCTACCTCAACCTTGTTTACAGACGTATAA
- the Lamtor1 gene encoding uncharacterized protein Lamtor1 yields MEYVHSVWNYIASVCSCLHCAEDVGAQNIEPNERTHLLVDPVNHSPALRRSNSDGLSNDYSHSLPKKDDQTALSRLVQNTAINMINVGAMDCHSLEHQEYTDRIKTYSQRLHELWNNVQHPNITRKGLLKDVPSHQFYITKPIYAKDTLQMKLFIEKALIGVNQIQIDHKEAVVVPFQIP; encoded by the exons ATGGAATATGTTCATTCTGTTTGGAACTACATTGCTTCGGTGTGCAGTTGCTTGCATTGCGCCGAGGACGTTGGTGCTCAG AACATTGAACCAAACGAAAGAACACACCTACTCGTAGATCCCGTCAACCATAGTCCAGCCCTTAGAAGAAGCAATTCCGATGGCTTAAGTAACGATTATTCCCACTCACTTCCCAAAAAAGATGACCAAACGGCACTATCTAGACTTGTACAGAATACAGCAAT AAACATGATCAATGTGGGCGCTATGGATTGCCATAGCCTGGAACATCAGGAGTACACCGACAGAATAAAGACTTATTCGCAGCGCTTGCATGAACTGTGGAACAATGTTCAGCATCCCAACATAACAAGGAAAG GCCTGTTGAAAGATGTTCCCAGTCATCAGTTTTATATAACAAAACCAATTTATGCTAAGGATACACTTCAG ATGAAATTGTTTATTGAGAAAGCCCTCATCGGTGTTAATCAAATACAGATCGACCACAAAGAAGCGGTTGTAGTTCCTTTCCAAATACCCTGA
- the LOC4812330 gene encoding IQ and AAA domain-containing protein 1-like, with the protein MSFDLNHKLWVATRKDIGQLIKKQNRLKKLEPPEEKAISFKIFSELYVLYVELVNKLGFIYHNTFQVQKRAVVRILVESATQQLLRLKEELKGMELSEYVYIDKALVARRLTPRDLVIWRSPQFLYRRPLDVQNIVADNKLYMNDIEKVEKEAQDWVKVTEAVTLIQAHERARRARVYKSNINYDKKKFLKVLQRKKINYRFTFKPDQAMSIPVKRTIFAADFIKDVESCENLKEKIDVLEPSTDNEELERLNKLRDDAASKIQNCWRRYKTRKIMRMRSRFKEELYGMKKHRKLKRPNRFANSVLEMYKKEMLKKKLDEEYIQLITDERTRLLQMRTPWMMEDISDHIRAWFKEFYEKTGNFHPYPDPIKTGTVLVVIDETMTPLEFQDTLGKKPMTKAERQKLAEKKKAEKQKQKDKIRKQKMKDAKRRKKLKDAGIIDVAYEMTSSKAIANIEEAMKQFALDWRNIDEYLNKNHDPIKDWVTEEELAKIHQELRGLVDEYMRIEYELLRAALAKDTKTKYKAQKVKKAKAKKEKKKKKVKDMTADRTLDSLYQELKDEGIIEEVSHKDFDEFIADFNFLANDTRDEDGLTTVGPAKGDIKMIIQESMLGMGEFDIDKPKSILLIGPLNSGKKLLCNIIASELDAVFINLSPEKVFKFADNMKYFLHVVMKVAKAFQPAILYIEEAHRVFLKKIPPELKEINPTLLASSIPKGILKNIKKTDKVVLLGTSNMPWSAKGKFKKAFQKVLLIPKCDYATSFLLWLELMTENVENMEEYAYSALARVLQAYNSGDIAQNISQTLDVSRRMRLNNEALDPNEFLEYFLSKHDEPIFPPEQKIMDKFDKWFGKSNKFLKLRRKFMAKKMAKQKKKK; encoded by the exons atGTCTTTTGACCTTAATCATAAGCTATGGGTAGCTACCAGAAAAGATATTGGGCAACTCATCAAAAAGCAGAATCGATTGAAGAAATTGGAACCCCCCGAAGAGAAGGCTATCtcgtttaaaatattttccgaGCTTTATGTGCTATACGTAGAGCTTGTAAACAAGTTGGGTTTCATCTATCATAATACTTTTCAAGTGCAAAAACGAGCTGTAGTGCGCATTCTTGTTGAGAGTGCAACACAGCAGCTGCTGAGGCTCAAGGAGGAATTGAAAGGCATGGAGTTGAGCGAGTACGTATATATAGATAAAGCATTAGTTGCTAGAAGGCTCACGCCGCGGGATCTGGTTATTTGGAGATCACCTCAATTTTTATATCGCCGTCCCTTGGACGTTCAAAATATCGTAGCCGATAACAAATTGTACATGAATGATATAGAAAAGGTTGAGAAGGAAGCACAGGATTGGGTCAAAGTTACAGAAGCAGTGACGCTTATTCAAGCGCACGAAAGGGCGCGCAGAGCTCGTGTGTATAAGTCAAATATAAACTATGATAAAAAGAAATTTCTCAAGGTCctacaaagaaaaaaaatcaactaTAGATTTACATTCAAGCCGGATCAAGCAATGAGTATACCTGTTAAGAGAACTATATTTGCGGCCGATTTTATAAAGGACGTGGAATCATGTGAAAacttaaaagaaaaaatagatgTATTGGAGCCGTCTACTGATa ATGAAGAATTGGAAAGGCTAAATAAACTACGAGACGATGCAGCTAGTAAGATACAAAATTGCTGGAGGCGATACAAGACAAGAAAGATTATGAGAATGAGAAGTAGATTTAAAGAAGAATTATACGGTATGAAAAAACATAGAAAGCTAAAACGCCCGAATCGTTTTGCGAATTCAGTTTTGGAAATGTATAAAAAGGAGATGTTGAAAAAGAAGCTGGACGAGGAatatattcaattaattaCTGATGAACGAACAAGGCTTCTGCAAATGCGAACTCCTTGGATGATGGAAGACATATCCGATCATATTCGTGCCTGGTTTAAAGAATT TTATGAAAAGACCGGAAACTTCCACCCATATCCCGATCCGATTAAAACTGGAACCGTATTAGTTGTCATCGATGAAACAATGACTCCATTAGAGTTTCAAGACACTCTAGGTAAAAAGCCTATGACCAAAGCGGAACGCCAGAAGTTGGCTGAAAAGAAAAAGgcagaaaagcagaaacaaaagGACAAAATACGAAAGCAGAAAATGAAGGACGCGAAACGaaggaaaaaattaaaagatgCCGGAATAATTGATGTTGCCTACGAGATGACTTCAAGCAAAGCCATAG cAAATATTGAAGAAGCAATGAAGCAATTTGCTCTTGATTGGAGAAACATTGATGAATACCTCAACAAAAATCATGATCCGATCAAAGATTGGGTTACAGAGGAAGAGTTGGCGAAGATACATCAGGAGCTGAGAGGATTGGTTGATGAATATATGAG GATAGAATATGAGCTGCTTAGAGCAGCTTTGGCTAAAGATACCAAGACAAAATATAAGGCTCAAAAAGTAAAGAAGGCCAAAgctaaaaaggaaaaaaagaagaaaaaggtCAAGGATATGACAGCCGATCGAACGCTTGATTCATTATACCAAGAATTGAAAGATGAAGGAATTATAGAGGAAGTTTCCCACAAAGATTTTGATGAATTTATTGCCGACTTCAACTTTTTAGCAAATGATACAAGAGATGAAGATGGTTTAAC AACTGTGGGCCCAGCGAAGGGGGATATAAAAATGATCATTCAAGAATCAATGCTGGGAATGGGAGAATTCGATATTGATAAACCAAAGTCAATTTTATTAATAGGACCACTTAACAGTGGGAAAAAGCTACTTTGTAATATAATTGCATCGGAATTAG ATGCTGTATTTATAAATCTTAGTCCagaaaaagtttttaaatttgcTGATAATATGAAGTATTTCCTACATGTTGTTATGAAAGTAGCAAAGGCCTTTCAGCCAGCTATATTATATATCGAAGAAGCTCATCGTGTATTTTTGAAGAAGATTCCGCCTGAGCTAAAGGAAATTAATCCAACGCTCCTCGCTTCTTCTATACCGAAAGGcattttgaaaaatatcaaaaaaacTGACAAGGTTGTTTTATTGGGCACCAGCAACATGCCATGGTCTGCGAAGGGAAAATTCAAGAAAGCATTCCAGAAAGTCCTGCTTATACCAAAGTGCGACTATGCTACTAGTTTCCTGCTTTGGCTAGAACTAATGACAGAAAACGTAGAAAATATGGAGGAGTATGCATATTCTGCGCTGGCAAGAGTCTTGCAAGCATATAACTCTGGTGATATCGCACAGAACATAAGTCAGACATTAGATGTTTCCCGAAGAATGAGGCTTAACAATGAAGCGTTAGACCCCAACGaatttttggaatatttctTGAGCAAACATGATGAGCCAATATTTCCTCCAGAACAAAAG ATCATGGACAAATTTGACAAATGGTTTGGAAAGTCTaacaaatttttgaaattaagGCGCAAGTTTATGGCTAAAAAGatggcaaaacaaaagaaaaagaaatag
- the LOC4812329 gene encoding opioid-binding protein/cell adhesion molecule has protein sequence MSYYSRRSYWQFALYFFALTIYCIDGSFILPENDPPTTAPKFLSRGHLYKVIVGETIELPCKVQNLGSFVLLWRKGSSVLTAGHLKISRDQRFKIVGDYNLQINGVKTQDAGDYICQLGDQENRDQVHTVEILVPPTLRALPHNGQVTARKGSTVTLECKASGNPVPTIFWFKKDVFSGPTHLSDSSTLILENVDRHHAGTYQCSADNGVKERVSMDIQLTILSPPEITVEKSWVHAAEGYDVELVCIVHGDVSSEMLWYQNSFLLDPTDRRSMYPRDDRYSLIIRNFQPTDFGNYSCVADNALGRTKKYIEVSGRPGPADFISPALSGFLDHYNLTWAIESVPPLDEIKLLYRRLLMNETYQHPGKWHEYHIKPTPIRTDGSHYLMSYVVRNLEHNAVYEAIVQAKNKYGWNEISDIHQFYTRNHDLLLDIDMEYKMGVSSNNRIVPTICGIILCIFVLVFNPIISI, from the exons aTG AGCTACTACTCAAGGAGATCGTATTGGCAATTTGCTCTATATTTCTTTGCGCTTACTATATACTGCATAG ATGGATCCTTCATATTGCCTGAGAATGATCCACCCACAACTGCTCCGAAATTTTTATCTAGAGGTCACCTTTATAAAGTTATTGTCGGGGAAACAATAGAGCTGCCATGCAAAGTACAAAATCTTGGATCTTTTGTGCTGTTGTGGAGGAAGGGCTCATCTGTGCTTACTGCTGGGCATCTAAAAATATCAAGAGATCAACGTTTTAAAATTGTTGGCGACTACAACTTGCAGATCAATGGAGTTAAGACGCAGGATGCCGGGGACTATATATGCCAGCTTGGCGATCAGGAAAATCGTGACCAAGTCCATACTGTTGAAATTTTGG TCCCACCAACTCTGAGGGCACTTCCGCACAATGGACAAGTCACTGCGCGAAAAGGAAGCACTGTCACATTGGAATGCAAAGCCTCTGGTAATCCCGTCCCAACAATATTCTGGTTCAAGAAAGACGTGTTTTCCGGACCAACTCATCTATCGGATAGCTCCACATTGATATTAGAGAATGTGGACAGACACCATGCTGGCACATATCAGTGCTCAGCAGATAATGGCGTTAAAGAGCGAGTTTCGATGGACATACAGCTAACTATATTAT CTCCCCCAGAAATTACCGTTGAAAAATCATGGGTACATGCAGCAGAAGGATATGATGTTGAACTGGTCTGCATTGTGCACGGTGATGTGAGTTCTGAA aTGCTATGGTACCAAAATTCATTTTTACTGGATCCCACTGATCGTCGTTCTATGTACCCACGCGATGATAGATACAGCCTTATTATTCGCAACTTTCAACCGACAGATTTCGGCAATTATAGCTGTGTTGCTGATAATGCACTGGGAAGAACTAAGAAATATATTGAAGTGTCTGGTCGACCGGGTCCAGCTGATTTTATTTCTCCCGCCCTAAGCGGATTTCTGGATCACTACAACCTAACATGGGCAATCGAGTCTGTGCCCCCATTGGATGAGATCAAGCTATTGTACCGTCGTCTTTTG ATGAATGAAACGTATCAACATCCTGGTAAATGGCACGAGTACCACATCAAACCAACGCCAATAAGGACAGACGGATCACACTACTTAATGTCGTATGTAGTCAGAAACCTGGAACACAATGCCGTATACGAAGCGATTGTTCAAGCTAAAAACAAATATGGATGGAATGAG ATCAGCGATATTCACCAATTTTATACGCGAAATCATGACCTTCTTCTCGACATCGATATGGAATATAAAATGGGAGTTTCAAGCAATAATAGAATAGTTCCAACTATTTGTGGAATAATCTTATGTATATTTGTGTTGGTGTTCAATCCTATCAtcagtatttaa
- the LOC117185168 gene encoding uncharacterized protein isoform X2 — protein sequence MEELCSNFGHSSTSSTGSNSSISAKTALSECSAAWINYLSALNSLCTSGSKLAHSIAVLEQWSLNEKPLFNNYTTSYLTNSWNDLARATTVATGTVKTHMLAILQDFVTIPSVDQSASMNTELEQKRLREHNELIVLENAQSVINIQHQFCAASYDAFSSLTCCFVCQSPVGFPHEQDCSVLKQRSQYDQRSQTPSPNLCVSNVKSDSSKGNSLTDQRPIAIGITESVEQQRCPSPVLTFHDPNPMQAIFEHTRGPLPNPGHLLSMKTPFHRNVKSSLSFPLFPLNGQRRWSEAAAGEVIDGNSTDPESQMRRWSMPWEATKSDTNTVTWNQTRIMPMNTLKTSSYKMSSSDRYTSHNSDAQQ from the exons ATGGAAGAGTTGTGCAGCAATTTTGGACATTCGAGTACTTCTAGTACCGGTAGCAATTCATCAATTTCAGCTAAGACAGCATTGAGTGAGTGCTCAGCCGCTTGGATCAATTACTTGAGTGCTTTGAATAGTCTATGCACATCTGGTTCCAAGTTGGCACATTCCATAGCAGTCTTGGAGCAGTGGTCATTAAATGAAAAGCCGCTGTTTAACAATTATACGACATCTTATTTAACAAATTCATGGAATGATCTGGCCag GGCAACCACAGTGGCAACAGGTACTGTTAAAACTCACATGTTGGCTATACTACAGGACTTTGTTACCATACCGTCCGTGGATCAATCTGCTTCTATGAATACCGAGCTGGAACAAAAACGACTCAGAGAGCATAATGAGCTTATCGTTCTGGAAAATGCACAATCAGTTATCAACATTCAGCATCAGTTTTGTGCAGCTAGCTACGATGCGTTTTCATCGCTAACATGCTGCTTCGTTTGTCAATCCCCAGTCGGATTTCCGCATGAACAAGACTGTAGCGTTCTCAAGCAACG atctCAATACGATCAACGGTCACAGACCCCATCGCCAAACTTGTGTGTCTCAAATGTAAAATCGGATTCGTCGAAAGGAAATTCGCTAACCGATCAGCGCCCTATTGCAATTGGAATTACGGAATCAG TGGAACAGCAGCGTTGCCCATCGCCGGTACTAACGTTTCATGATCCAAATCCAATGCAAGCTATTTTTGAACACACACGTGGTCCGTTGCCAAACCCAGGACACTTGCTTTCGATGAAGACACCATTTCACCGGAATGTAAAATCATCTTTGAGTTTCCCATTGTTTCCTTTAAATGGGCAGCGCCGTTGGTcagaagctgctgctggtgaagTTATTGATGGAAACTCTACTGATCCTGAAAGCCAAATGAGGAGATGGTCCATGCCATGGGAAGCAACGAAGTCTGACACCAACACAGTGACGTGGAACCAAACCAGAATAATGCCAATGAATACTTTAAAGACTTCTTCTTATAAAATGTCTAGCTCTGACCGATACACTTCACATAATTCAG ATGCCCAGCAGTAA
- the LOC117185168 gene encoding uncharacterized protein isoform X1: MEELCSNFGHSSTSSTGSNSSISAKTALSECSAAWINYLSALNSLCTSGSKLAHSIAVLEQWSLNEKPLFNNYTTSYLTNSWNDLARATTVATGTVKTHMLAILQDFVTIPSVDQSASMNTELEQKRLREHNELIVLENAQSVINIQHQFCAASYDAFSSLTCCFVCQSPVGFPHEQDCSVLKQRSQYDQRSQTPSPNLCVSNVKSDSSKGNSLTDQRPIAIGITESVEQQRCPSPVLTFHDPNPMQAIFEHTRGPLPNPGHLLSMKTPFHRNVKSSLSFPLFPLNGQRRWSEAAAGEVIDGNSTDPESQMRRWSMPWEATKSDTNTVTWNQTRIMPMNTLKTSSYKMSSSDRYTSHNSDGNCPLPSSSQDGLLEAIQLLSIKPTTMNQINPHTCIPPTSPDGGID, translated from the exons ATGGAAGAGTTGTGCAGCAATTTTGGACATTCGAGTACTTCTAGTACCGGTAGCAATTCATCAATTTCAGCTAAGACAGCATTGAGTGAGTGCTCAGCCGCTTGGATCAATTACTTGAGTGCTTTGAATAGTCTATGCACATCTGGTTCCAAGTTGGCACATTCCATAGCAGTCTTGGAGCAGTGGTCATTAAATGAAAAGCCGCTGTTTAACAATTATACGACATCTTATTTAACAAATTCATGGAATGATCTGGCCag GGCAACCACAGTGGCAACAGGTACTGTTAAAACTCACATGTTGGCTATACTACAGGACTTTGTTACCATACCGTCCGTGGATCAATCTGCTTCTATGAATACCGAGCTGGAACAAAAACGACTCAGAGAGCATAATGAGCTTATCGTTCTGGAAAATGCACAATCAGTTATCAACATTCAGCATCAGTTTTGTGCAGCTAGCTACGATGCGTTTTCATCGCTAACATGCTGCTTCGTTTGTCAATCCCCAGTCGGATTTCCGCATGAACAAGACTGTAGCGTTCTCAAGCAACG atctCAATACGATCAACGGTCACAGACCCCATCGCCAAACTTGTGTGTCTCAAATGTAAAATCGGATTCGTCGAAAGGAAATTCGCTAACCGATCAGCGCCCTATTGCAATTGGAATTACGGAATCAG TGGAACAGCAGCGTTGCCCATCGCCGGTACTAACGTTTCATGATCCAAATCCAATGCAAGCTATTTTTGAACACACACGTGGTCCGTTGCCAAACCCAGGACACTTGCTTTCGATGAAGACACCATTTCACCGGAATGTAAAATCATCTTTGAGTTTCCCATTGTTTCCTTTAAATGGGCAGCGCCGTTGGTcagaagctgctgctggtgaagTTATTGATGGAAACTCTACTGATCCTGAAAGCCAAATGAGGAGATGGTCCATGCCATGGGAAGCAACGAAGTCTGACACCAACACAGTGACGTGGAACCAAACCAGAATAATGCCAATGAATACTTTAAAGACTTCTTCTTATAAAATGTCTAGCTCTGACCGATACACTTCACATAATTCAG ATGGAAACTGCCCTTTGCCATCAAGTAGTCAGGATGGTCTACTAGAAGCTATTCAGTTACTATCTATAAAACCAACCACAATGAATCAAATAAATCCTCATACTTGTATTCCGCCCACCTCTCCGGATGGCGGTATAGACTAA
- the LOC117185168 gene encoding uncharacterized protein isoform X4 produces MLAILQDFVTIPSVDQSASMNTELEQKRLREHNELIVLENAQSVINIQHQFCAASYDAFSSLTCCFVCQSPVGFPHEQDCSVLKQRSQYDQRSQTPSPNLCVSNVKSDSSKGNSLTDQRPIAIGITESVEQQRCPSPVLTFHDPNPMQAIFEHTRGPLPNPGHLLSMKTPFHRNVKSSLSFPLFPLNGQRRWSEAAAGEVIDGNSTDPESQMRRWSMPWEATKSDTNTVTWNQTRIMPMNTLKTSSYKMSSSDRYTSHNSDGNCPLPSSSQDGLLEAIQLLSIKPTTMNQINPHTCIPPTSPDGGID; encoded by the exons ATGTTGGCTATACTACAGGACTTTGTTACCATACCGTCCGTGGATCAATCTGCTTCTATGAATACCGAGCTGGAACAAAAACGACTCAGAGAGCATAATGAGCTTATCGTTCTGGAAAATGCACAATCAGTTATCAACATTCAGCATCAGTTTTGTGCAGCTAGCTACGATGCGTTTTCATCGCTAACATGCTGCTTCGTTTGTCAATCCCCAGTCGGATTTCCGCATGAACAAGACTGTAGCGTTCTCAAGCAACG atctCAATACGATCAACGGTCACAGACCCCATCGCCAAACTTGTGTGTCTCAAATGTAAAATCGGATTCGTCGAAAGGAAATTCGCTAACCGATCAGCGCCCTATTGCAATTGGAATTACGGAATCAG TGGAACAGCAGCGTTGCCCATCGCCGGTACTAACGTTTCATGATCCAAATCCAATGCAAGCTATTTTTGAACACACACGTGGTCCGTTGCCAAACCCAGGACACTTGCTTTCGATGAAGACACCATTTCACCGGAATGTAAAATCATCTTTGAGTTTCCCATTGTTTCCTTTAAATGGGCAGCGCCGTTGGTcagaagctgctgctggtgaagTTATTGATGGAAACTCTACTGATCCTGAAAGCCAAATGAGGAGATGGTCCATGCCATGGGAAGCAACGAAGTCTGACACCAACACAGTGACGTGGAACCAAACCAGAATAATGCCAATGAATACTTTAAAGACTTCTTCTTATAAAATGTCTAGCTCTGACCGATACACTTCACATAATTCAG ATGGAAACTGCCCTTTGCCATCAAGTAGTCAGGATGGTCTACTAGAAGCTATTCAGTTACTATCTATAAAACCAACCACAATGAATCAAATAAATCCTCATACTTGTATTCCGCCCACCTCTCCGGATGGCGGTATAGACTAA
- the LOC117185168 gene encoding uncharacterized protein isoform X3: protein MIWPVLSSHRATTVATGTVKTHMLAILQDFVTIPSVDQSASMNTELEQKRLREHNELIVLENAQSVINIQHQFCAASYDAFSSLTCCFVCQSPVGFPHEQDCSVLKQRSQYDQRSQTPSPNLCVSNVKSDSSKGNSLTDQRPIAIGITESVEQQRCPSPVLTFHDPNPMQAIFEHTRGPLPNPGHLLSMKTPFHRNVKSSLSFPLFPLNGQRRWSEAAAGEVIDGNSTDPESQMRRWSMPWEATKSDTNTVTWNQTRIMPMNTLKTSSYKMSSSDRYTSHNSDGNCPLPSSSQDGLLEAIQLLSIKPTTMNQINPHTCIPPTSPDGGID from the exons ATGATCTGGCCag TCCTATCTTCCCATAGGGCAACCACAGTGGCAACAGGTACTGTTAAAACTCACATGTTGGCTATACTACAGGACTTTGTTACCATACCGTCCGTGGATCAATCTGCTTCTATGAATACCGAGCTGGAACAAAAACGACTCAGAGAGCATAATGAGCTTATCGTTCTGGAAAATGCACAATCAGTTATCAACATTCAGCATCAGTTTTGTGCAGCTAGCTACGATGCGTTTTCATCGCTAACATGCTGCTTCGTTTGTCAATCCCCAGTCGGATTTCCGCATGAACAAGACTGTAGCGTTCTCAAGCAACG atctCAATACGATCAACGGTCACAGACCCCATCGCCAAACTTGTGTGTCTCAAATGTAAAATCGGATTCGTCGAAAGGAAATTCGCTAACCGATCAGCGCCCTATTGCAATTGGAATTACGGAATCAG TGGAACAGCAGCGTTGCCCATCGCCGGTACTAACGTTTCATGATCCAAATCCAATGCAAGCTATTTTTGAACACACACGTGGTCCGTTGCCAAACCCAGGACACTTGCTTTCGATGAAGACACCATTTCACCGGAATGTAAAATCATCTTTGAGTTTCCCATTGTTTCCTTTAAATGGGCAGCGCCGTTGGTcagaagctgctgctggtgaagTTATTGATGGAAACTCTACTGATCCTGAAAGCCAAATGAGGAGATGGTCCATGCCATGGGAAGCAACGAAGTCTGACACCAACACAGTGACGTGGAACCAAACCAGAATAATGCCAATGAATACTTTAAAGACTTCTTCTTATAAAATGTCTAGCTCTGACCGATACACTTCACATAATTCAG ATGGAAACTGCCCTTTGCCATCAAGTAGTCAGGATGGTCTACTAGAAGCTATTCAGTTACTATCTATAAAACCAACCACAATGAATCAAATAAATCCTCATACTTGTATTCCGCCCACCTCTCCGGATGGCGGTATAGACTAA